TTCCCCTCTgccacttttttcttctttatagtGTAACAATGGCAAAAGAAATCTACGAGATGAATGCAAGAAAGCagtatgaaataaaatagatgATTGAAAGACTTGAAGCTCCTCTCAGTACTAGTGCTAGCAGTGTTCAAGTATTTTGACTGTCAggaaaaacatgtgaaaaattGTTGTGAGGAAAATCAACTTACTGACCTGGATTCATCTTGAAAGTAAACTTGTGTTCTGTGCTGTTCAATAAATCATTAAATTCCTTTAGAGCTGCATAAAATGGCCTCACTTTTTCAGCTGGTATATCAAACACTGTGTCTCTTGTTGCATTATTATAATTGATGCGAATTGCTTGGCCTCTGGAATCCATGCtattaaacaaagaaaagggggaaaaaaaggaacggaaaaaagaaaaagtaatgtATTCTGTTGTTGCTGAAACAGTTCAACAATAATTAAACAATGATTATACAATAACTGAATTCTCCTGCTGGAATATCAGTATGTTTCTATAGTAAAATTCAGATTGATATTGGATTGGATTTTGCTAGTTAAGACTAACTAGGAAAAGGGATAACCAGGAAAAAGTGTAGACACCTAATTTGCTCAAAGATCAATATTATACACTCTTTAAttgtaaactttttttaataaatcataaactttttttttaaatttaggaaAGAATATGAACATTTGCATTTCATCTTCTGATAGTATATAATTCTTAATCTAAATGTTTCAAATTATGACCTCTCCTTGGCATGATATATACGCGTACATTGGCTGGCATTTGGCTGTTTGCTAACCTGTGCCTGTGCCTAGGAGTTACTCTATTTTCCAACACTTCTTGTTTGTGAGTGGCAAAACCAAGTAAGTGGCACAATGCACAGAACAAGTCACacatttcccccaaaaaaaccagactAAAGatcccaaccaaccaaccaactcCACCCAAACCTAGAACTACAGACCATGTTAAACCAGTGTTTTCCCACAAGGTGGCAGGAGCAGACCTTGTTCTACCAACACATCATCCACCAGATGACAGGGATTTTCTTTTAGGTGTTGTTGAAACGACTTACTCTATAATCCTTTGTTTACAGTGCACAGCAAAATCACAGTAATCCACCCCAACATCAGCATAGTCTACAGCAGTAGAGGACAGGATCTGATATGCCTCaggattttgtttcttcagcttGTTGGATACATGAAATCCATCTACAACTTCACTttcacctcctgcagctgtttGCTTTATACAGTGAAGAAACTGAACCTGGAAAAAATTAAcagctctttaaaaaataattagcttGCATATTTAACAGTTTATTAGTATCAGTTCTCTCACAGCTGTGGTTCTTTTattctggttggtttttttcccagtgacaGACTGAGCTCTCATTTACTGCAGCTTCACTCTGCCACCAGTATcacaaaggcagaaaattaaaatagtgtGTTCATAAATCCATCCCACTGGGATATCTTCTAATGCTTGCAACCTGTGAGTCAGTGGCAAAGAGGTCTTGCTTCTTTCCTTTGAgtccctctttctcttcctgctaTTTTCCAGTTCTCTGGAATGATGTGAGTTATGTGGATTACACTTTGATATGACAGGAACTGGTTGAAAACATCTTTTCTGTGGTTGCCCAGTTTTACAGAATGGCCCTGATATTTTGTCTGTTATGAAAGGACAAACAAGTATTTATCTTGTACCGattcacagaaaacagaagatacCATCTTAATcgtatttctttctctgtttccctCCCGAGCTGAAGAGATGAGTCCTAAAATGTCACAACCTGACTACAGCATTTAGACACCTAACTTTTATGAAATAATGAGAACAGTACTCACAGCATATAAAGGACCCCAAAGTTTTCTCATATGGCAGTATTTTCAATACTttgtgaatttaattttaaaattatggaaaatatgGGAGACATGCTGAATTAATATCATACCGTATAAATTGCATGCCATTTGTATATAGATCAGCATATGCAGATTAATATATCAATATTTTTACATTGCTCTTTTATGACAAAATTCAGAGCCACTGATCACCAATCATATTTCACACTACAGGaacatttccctttccccttttgtGGAGTGAAAAAGTCAGTAAATTCAACTTACCCCAGGtggatgctgcagagcagggtaATCAGTGTGGAAACAGAGTCTCTCAGTTGTGTATGCTACATTGTTAGCATCTGCTTTGTCTTGCACTTGCCAAGTCAGTCTTTataatgaaagggaaaagagaaaacatgtAAGAACATCCAGCCCGCATGCCAGACAGTACACATTGAGACTGAAATCACAGTACAACAGTCACTTTATCTTTGGACATGAAAATATTGTAACATTATAAGGAAATAAGGATTTAGCAGTGTCCCTCCACCCCAACAGAGGCTTGTTTCAGCAGTCCTAGATAAAACTTCAGTGTGTCAAGGGACATCTGGCATCAGGGCAGTACCTAGAAGAAGGATGGCTTTCCAGTGGTGGCAAAGGCCAGCTGAAGACACTAACCAAGAGGCTTCTGCCAGTAGAAATCATCCTAGTAATGATGCTTCAGAAATAAGTGAGTAGAAGCTGGCCCATTTCTTTTTATCAACCTTTCACTTTCCCTCTGCCACATGGAGTACATTATCAATGAAATGCAGAACTTGTAAAAGCCATGTAATTTTCCCCAGAAGTTATCTTTAAGGCTTCATAATCTTAGAAAATATAGATTATCCTTTACAGGGGGATCTTTCCTGTAAGTTGAAAATTTGCTTCTGGAGAAAAATGTCTTGATGAAAGACTTTAAAACTTCTTCCCTTTCTATGACATTCTGTTTGAGAACCagctctgtttattttattacataGTTTCTCTCTTGGATTTTGGCACAATTAAGTAAAAAGTTTTCtgacaacatgaaaaaaagtaAGTCACAGCTATATGACAATGACATGAATACCTCATGTTGCCACACagacaaaatgtgttttgagtGACACACCATGCAGGAGAATTTGAGACCTAGAACCACAGGTTTTGTTTACACAAAGTTCACATGATTGAAGACAATCCTCAGCAGATGCATGTTATAGATCCAGATGCTTGTCTGGAAAAGTGTAATTTACTATAGAGAGACGATATAATTGCACGAACATAAGTaaccaaaaagaaattatgaaactCATTTTCCCTTGTGGGATACTATAGATAAAATATGTTCCAGAACGTGTGTGCCTAGTTTTACTTCTTCAtaacagtttaaaaagaaaataggctAAAGAACATGTGTAGGAATGTGCCTgctatggacagagtgacagaattATCCTCTGTtccccaaaaggaaaaaagcctagaattttctcccagtgatcaggtaaAAAGTCACTGACAGGACCTTCCgaacttcacctcaagtttgaggacagctaattggccacaagccaaaaggtcccgcctgggccatttaatagaaaaagacagaacaaagaagccaaatcgcttttgtgaggtgtttttacCAAGTGCATGCAGCTGTGTACATGGCTcgattttttttgtttgttattttgctttttattaaaccttttttgttcctgacgctgcCACATAAGCCTCCTGCTCATTTATGCCTGCCAATTgatgctgagctattctggggtatAATGtttgggtgttgagagcttatcagatGGGCTCAAAACCCCGGGCAAAAACATTATAAACATgcagataaaattatttatatattgaATATAAATACTTTTGTTCTAGGTGTGGTATTTAGTATAGAAATTATGCAAAATGCTAAAATTAGATTTCTGCaatttccagaaggaaaaccCTCTTGAGTATTTGCAAATGTGTTTAACTGCCTAGGAGAAATAGTTTTTATTATTTGGTATGGCACATATTCATCAGTACATTACTTGAGTAACAGCACATATTCACCATCACATGACCTCAGTACTCAAGCATGACAATTTCAACCACACTTCCACAGTTTGACAGCCAAAAAATAGACTCTTTTTATAATTCCTGTAATGAGTGCTGAAGGCAGCTAAATTTCCTCCATCTTTAATTTAACAGGCTATGGTGTCACTTGATGGTTCTAAAACAATTTAACACATTTAAATTGTCTTATTTAtatgaaatacataaaattgCTGGAGTGATAGCACTTTATAGAATCACCAGAAGCTTTTGTAAAAGCAGTCATTGCTGTTGTATTGTCAGGATTTACAAGGGAGGCTGTCCCCCAGGAGCTTTCCTTCTACACAGTGAGCTTTGGTCAAAGCCCAAGCTACTGACTTGAAAGTCAATGAGGCTAATGGGGAGCTCAGCACTGAATATGGAAAAATCAACCTTACTTTGTTTAAGTCTCAATTGAGCTGAAGCATCAACTTGGCCATCACCAACTTGGCACCTTTTGGTGCACAGGTAGTAACGGTATGTCACAGGACACTGCGACCTTAAGGAGAGCAAAGTGGGTTGGAATGGATTGTGGTTTAATAATTAGGGTCAGATTTCAAAGTCCATTGTTCAGGCTGTTTGATAGAGTAGGAAAATTGGCACCAAGCAGGTGTAGCAATTTTTTTGCATTAGATAGCAACATGGGCTCAGTCTTCATCAGTAGAAAACCAGGCTGTCCATTACCTCCTAAGTCCTGCCAAAGTGCAGCACTAAGAACTGAAGCCACATTTGAATCATTTGGTCTTACACATCATTAGAAGTCTATGTCTTAACACATATGAGATTTAGGACATGCGTCCTTCTCTCGCTGCTGAAGCCCTCCAGGTGACACTGTTGGATTGGCTGTTTtcatggcagtgctggagcccCGAAGGAAGGCCTTCACACCAGACTAAGCACTGGACAAGGCTTCAGAACAGAGGAGGAACACAAGGTCTAGGGCGTGAGAAGTTGGAGAAACGAATCACAGTATGACTGAAGACTTCATGAATGCAGTTGGGTCTCcataatggaaagaaaaaggttaatttaaaaacatggaAACTCTTGATGTCATTACATGGCTGATATAGAGAATGTTTCCACTTTTTACAGTAATGACATTTTAGGGACGTCACACCAAGCAGACATCTAGACAAGAAGaaaggttttttctttcatgtgttAGAATTGTATTCATTGCTGttacatttcagtttaaaattcagGGTTCTGTTGAGGTAATGTTTAATTTGGCAAGTTTGCCAATTCCAAGTTTATCCTTTTATTTATCATATTTTGTAGGCCGTGTATTTGGCTCCCAGTAAAACACCAGGGAAATAATAACCCacagttattattttattacagttgTAAAAGCCACACCAAAATTAGATGACAGTAAGAACTGaacttctgtttcagaaatgaaaattatggtAAGTACTAGCTACAAACATTTCTTCTTAGTTAGATGAAGGTCACTGATTCAGCTCAGCAAGATGTGAGCTGCCACCATGGTTTGTCTGCTCATTTAGTAGGTGTTTGCAGAGGTAGAGCTACAGTTTGCCAGTTCGTGGCATCAAAAGGATCATTTACAAGTGCCTGCTTGTGCTCCTTTAAGCTGAACTCTACTTGTCGGGATTGGTTATGGCTTTCCAGAGCACACTCTGTtgacagcaggaaaatggaTACTCAGCCCATCTTCTTGGTGATGTGGGCCACAATACCATCATCTAAGTCTTACCTATATCCGTGACTCAAAATCACACTAAGAAAAGGTTTCAGCACAGTTCAGAATGGGACTGGATtagggatttttggttttgtttcatggCATAGAAGAGTAAGTCTATCTCACTGTTACCCTATATTCAACAACATTTGTTTTCAggcatttttccttctctcagcaGTTAGTgttatttctgctcttctctaCATACCTTACCTGTAACAGCAAAGCAATTCTCTTTTACAGTATATGAACTTGATGCCAAATTTTCGAAtatatagagaaaaaaaccacacacctTGCTTTAATATATAAATCCTCAAAAGAGATATAACAAGCTTAGATGAAGAACATTAGAAGTGATTACAACACTGGCAAAACAAAgattttataaaacaaactCACCCATAAAATGTGAGACGCAGGAACCCAATCCTGTGGCCAAGTCTAATCAATTCTCCCTGCCTTGTAGCAGCTCCTGTCAGTAGAACAATTCCCACTTTCTTTAGGTTGCACAACCACCTGTATGCACTTTCATCATTGTACATGATTTCTTCAAAAGGTATTTTGGGAAGTTGAAGGTCTGAGCCCCAGTACTGATGttctgaaagggaagaaatagagaaataatCTCTTAGCTGTTTTAGCACCAAAACTCTTCCATTTACTGGCTTGTATGCACAAACATACACACACGTTCAAAGATAGTGCACAGTAATGGGTAAAAAGGACAAAGATGCttattcttacttttttttgttttgtgtaaaGTTAGCATTGGTTCTAGTTTTTTGCAAAGCTTGAAACAGTACTGGTTTAAGTCAAGCATTCTCTTAAATATTGAATCAGGGCTTTTATTCTTACAGTAAAGAcatatttgtttttccttgctattatatttttaatctgaagCTGCTATTCTTAGAAGAGTGTActacaaagcaagaaaagattttatctagaataattgttttgtttaaatcacAACTACCTAACTTGGTGTTTTAGCTAATATTCAGATAACTTGCCCAATCATCAATCACAGAGATCACACACTAGAAATGAGACCACATAAACATTTGTAAAACTATGCATGTGGCATCACTTATAAAACACCTGTATCTCTATTTATTCCAACATCTCTTCAATGGACAGGAAAAGTAAAACTACAAATTTCAAGGAGATTTCAGAATTGAGAACTCTGGGTAATTTTACCTGGTGGCTGAAGGACATACTATAGTTCAAACAAATGTGAAGGCCAGGTTTGGGCTTCTTTTTTACCTCTTTCTAGATATAGGCAGGAAGCATAAAATACAAtgtgctctttaaaaaaatttaactcAGACACTACAGAGTTAAAATATGTTTCAACTTGTAGTGTGTTCTTCTTTCATCTGGCTAACGCTACTTAGAGATGGTCCAAGAATCAGAACACACATGCCCAGATATGAGCTATCCACAAAGACCATCTTTTATGGTCTACCTGTGTTTCAAAGAAGCAGCAGTATGATTCAACAAGCTGTTGAATTTTGTAACAtgttcacaaaataaaaaagtgcaaATCTTGAGGAGACATATAATCTCACATCACTAAATTCCTTTTTGATAGCACTCCATGGTCAGTTACTGCTCCACGGTGTTTAACTTAATATAAATCTTTTCACATGTTTGAAAGATGgtgaaaaaatataatatgaATGTTTTCCCTTTACCCTATTAGAagttaagaaattaaaatagacTTAAGTATGTTGTATGTTGTATAAGTATGCTAAGAATATCCTTTGAAAGACAGAGCAGGTGAATAACCATGTGAAAACTAACAGAACATTTTAAGTTTCATCTTTTCCATCCTAGTTTTCTTACTGACttgctaataaatattttcctaatttttcagaaacaataaGTAGAATTTCAAGGAATATAtcaacagatttttcttcactttggaaaataaatacatgcacCTGGAATTgaactgcagctccaggagtcCCAGGCTTCCAAGGGTACATAGACTGTAGTGTCCCCTTGTTCAAGTTCTCAATGCCTATTGCTCTTGCTAGAAGTTTCAGCCTGATATGGGATGCCACTTGTACAGCAGGGCATGGCCTGTGATGTTGGATTTTCCAGTGGGTTTGGCTTTTGTTACAGACCTGTGCTttgtcacagcactgcagaacagCACATGCTCAGCATAGCAGGCTGGGACTGTCCTGGATTTTGGCATAACAAACCTGTCAACCCCTACCACTGGCCTGTGGAAGCACCACCCACCACCCAAGCAGACCTGCAGCACTGGCGACTGTTCTCTGGCCTCACATCCAAACAGATATGGAGGCAAAGGGAGGCAAAAACtaaattcaaaatgtttctcaTATCACTTAACTTGaagagaaatactttttttctgggaatttaGCCTTTGCCAGACTCTGAAATGTATCTGGGAATAATATTATTACATTGCCTGCTGACTGAAGAGATATTTAACCTCTACAGTACTGCTACAAGGTGGAAATTGCAAAGTGTCAAGGAAATTGCAAAGTGTCATGGAACTCCACACCGATGCTCTCAAAACAGCTACTAAAActgaagagctttttttttctttaatgtttcaccactttgcattttaaaaacaccaacaaacaaaaatagttGCCcaacaccaacaaaacaaaaaaagctagAGAGTAAATACAGTTCAGTCCTGCTGTTCAAGGCCATAAACTCTTTTCCTCAAAGCTTCACTTTTCTCATATAAATTCCCTTTCAGTGACAAGTGTAGCCAGCATCCTTAAAGATTTATAtttgtctctctttttaaaGGTGCAAGCTGGTACACAAATGCATATAAATCCTACCTCaaatttcagagaagaaaggcTACAAGTTTCCAGCCCTTCAGTGACATGCTGATGCAGTCAAGAGCTTGGCCTTTGAGCTAGTGCAGGAGCAACCTTTCCCCCTTCACATTTGCCAGTGTACTCTGTAATGACACCATGGTAAATACACCAGAAGTTGAAACCTTGCATATAGCTCCAAGTGGTAATATGAATGTGATCACACCATTTAATACTAAATATCCCAAAGAAAATGATTAATTTTAGCAAAGAATTTCCTGCAGACTTATTACGCTTTACATATTAGTAATTGTGGACTTTTTTCAGAGAGCTCTTAGAGCTTAATTTAAATACACAAGTGCCAATTTTGATCGCTCTAGTAGCTGCAATAGTTCTGAGGTCTAATTTCTAACACTTATGTCTGAGATACACACGAACTGCTTTTAAACAATTCATATTTGTATGAAAAATAGTGAAGGAATTCTCCTGACTGGTCCCAGAAAGCTTCACAGCCAGGTGAGCACAACAGCAATAGGTGAGAGACAAGTCAAAGGTCTGTGCtaaaagaagcagcatttaCACCTTGGCTCTGAATGAAAATGCTCTATGTTGTCCAATATTTACAATTTGACAGATTACCAGGTCCATAATTAATTGGAAAAGagacaggaaagcaaaacttAGAGAATGGAAAAAGGATGTTGTGGTATGCAGATAGTTACATTCTTCcatttaaaagtgttttttaaacagaCTGCCTGAAAGTCTTAGAAAACGGTATGCTCCCCATGGCGTGTTATTCTTCCACATACCAAACAACAGGAACTTTCTATCCATTTTTATTCACAAAACCTCTTCAGCCTGAAAATCTATCAAGGAGCTGCACTGAACTGCACAGGGACTGTACTCTTTGGCAGTATTTCCTGGTGGTAACTGCAACTCCCACTCAAGCACTTCATTGTTTTATTGCGTCATTATAGAACAATTTCTTCCCACTGCTAAGGCAGTAAATGCAGTTTCCATTGTACTGTAGTAGAAGTACTAGAACATATGCTCTGAAAGCTGAAGGGGTAAGAAAGATAGGAATGAGTCATTAATGTCTGGACAGCCTTAGGTCTCact
This region of Motacilla alba alba isolate MOTALB_02 chromosome 5, Motacilla_alba_V1.0_pri, whole genome shotgun sequence genomic DNA includes:
- the BBOX1 gene encoding gamma-butyrobetaine dioxygenase, with amino-acid sequence MSPAVRKVKAAGEGRFVCVQWEDGSESSYPSVWLRDSCQCPLCFLPSAGARRLLLEDLDVDIVVKQVALADSKKISITWPDEHTSEYEAEWLKKRCFSEEARAVMRADLFLPEHQYWGSDLQLPKIPFEEIMYNDESAYRWLCNLKKVGIVLLTGAATRQGELIRLGHRIGFLRLTFYGLTWQVQDKADANNVAYTTERLCFHTDYPALQHPPGVQFLHCIKQTAAGGESEVVDGFHVSNKLKKQNPEAYQILSSTAVDYADVGVDYCDFAVHCKQRIIDMDSRGQAIRINYNNATRDTVFDIPAEKVRPFYAALKEFNDLLNSTEHKFTFKMNPGDVLTFDNWRVLHGRQSYPSCSEVTRHLEGAYADWDVVMSRLQLLRKRVLKRD